A single Sphingomonas kaistensis DNA region contains:
- a CDS encoding polysaccharide biosynthesis/export family protein — protein sequence MIFRKSVGFGGRLGGITLAAVLVGACSTLPSSGPTGSVIRNGASATNSEFPYTLIKLTGPETLPTPEPRVVPTLTAVSRRSTDLLGIGDVVNVTIYEVGVSLFGGSPAVSASEGAVLGVAPGSRAERLPAMRIDDRGTIRVPFIGQVRAAGRTLTELQNAIQAGLRGKSQSPQVIVTTQDSLSNSVILGGEVARPGRLVLSTNRETLSDAIALGGGYRGQAKDAVARVERNGGTFEMRLSDLLDSPEQDVRVAPGDRVTVISRPQTLSVLGASNRAEEVTFPRSSLNLAQAVALAGGANPNQGDAAAIFVFRMNKDAAGLDKPTVYNLNMMQPGAYLLSQRFMMRDRDVLYVGNARANQVSKFVQLLSQLFLPIATAQTTVR from the coding sequence ATGATTTTTCGTAAGTCGGTGGGCTTTGGCGGCAGACTTGGTGGCATTACTCTCGCAGCAGTGCTGGTCGGTGCCTGCTCAACCTTGCCAAGCAGTGGGCCGACCGGTTCGGTAATTCGCAATGGCGCGTCTGCGACGAACTCGGAATTTCCTTATACCTTGATCAAGCTCACTGGCCCGGAGACGTTGCCGACGCCGGAACCCCGGGTGGTGCCGACTTTGACGGCAGTTAGCCGTCGTTCGACCGATCTTCTCGGGATCGGGGATGTGGTGAACGTCACGATCTACGAAGTCGGAGTGAGCCTCTTCGGCGGCTCGCCGGCGGTCAGCGCGAGCGAAGGCGCCGTGCTTGGCGTTGCGCCAGGGTCTAGGGCCGAACGCCTGCCGGCAATGCGGATCGATGATCGCGGCACGATCCGGGTGCCCTTCATTGGTCAAGTCCGTGCTGCAGGGCGGACCCTTACGGAACTTCAGAACGCCATCCAGGCCGGCTTGCGCGGCAAGTCGCAAAGCCCGCAGGTGATCGTCACCACGCAGGATTCCTTGTCGAACAGTGTGATCCTTGGTGGCGAAGTCGCTCGTCCGGGTCGTCTGGTGCTGTCCACGAATCGCGAAACCTTGTCCGATGCCATCGCGCTTGGTGGTGGCTATCGCGGGCAGGCCAAGGATGCGGTTGCCCGGGTCGAGCGCAATGGCGGTACCTTTGAGATGCGTCTCAGCGATCTTCTCGACTCACCCGAACAGGATGTACGGGTCGCGCCGGGTGATCGGGTGACCGTTATCAGTCGCCCGCAGACGCTGTCTGTTTTGGGTGCGTCAAATCGGGCCGAAGAAGTCACCTTTCCGCGCTCGTCCCTTAATCTTGCGCAAGCAGTTGCGCTGGCGGGCGGGGCGAACCCCAACCAAGGCGACGCCGCGGCCATCTTCGTGTTTCGCATGAACAAGGATGCGGCGGGGCTGGACAAGCCGACCGTCTACAATCTCAACATGATGCAGCCCGGCGCGTATCTCCTGTCGCAGCGCTTCATGATGCGGGATCGCGATGTGCTCTATGTCGGCAATGCCCGTGCCAACCAGGTCAGCAAATTCGTGCAACTGCTGAGCCAGCTCTTCCTGCCGATAGCCACCGCCCAAACCACCGTCCGTTAG
- the kdsA gene encoding 3-deoxy-8-phosphooctulonate synthase — MSSPFASDGRLFLIAGPCAIESEELCLRVGEALAGIAERQDLKIIFKASFDKANRTSGASFRGVGLDEGLAVLAKVRAATGLPVLTDVHTPEQVRAAAGVVDALQTPAFLARQTDLIEAAATSGLPVNFKKAQFMAPIDVVPMIGKARAAAAAAGLHGDKFMVCERGTSFGYNNLVVDMRSLVIMRQAGCPVVFDATHSVQLPGGLGDRSGGQREFVHPLARAAVAVGVDGLFMECHPDPDQALSDGPNAIPLDQMEGIVADLQRLRQATDVPR, encoded by the coding sequence TTGAGCTCCCCATTTGCCTCCGATGGACGCTTGTTCCTGATCGCCGGACCCTGCGCGATCGAAAGCGAGGAGCTGTGCCTGCGCGTGGGGGAGGCGTTGGCGGGGATTGCCGAGCGGCAGGACCTGAAAATCATCTTCAAGGCCAGCTTCGACAAGGCCAACCGCACCTCCGGCGCCTCGTTTCGCGGTGTCGGCCTGGATGAGGGGCTGGCCGTGCTAGCCAAGGTTCGCGCGGCGACCGGGCTGCCGGTGCTGACCGATGTGCACACGCCCGAACAGGTGCGTGCGGCGGCTGGGGTGGTCGATGCGCTGCAAACCCCGGCGTTTCTTGCCCGCCAGACCGACCTCATCGAAGCGGCGGCGACCAGCGGCCTGCCGGTAAATTTCAAGAAGGCGCAGTTCATGGCGCCGATCGATGTCGTGCCGATGATCGGCAAAGCGCGCGCGGCAGCGGCGGCGGCCGGGCTGCACGGCGACAAATTCATGGTGTGCGAGCGCGGAACGAGCTTCGGCTACAACAATCTGGTGGTCGACATGCGCAGCCTGGTCATCATGCGGCAGGCGGGATGCCCGGTCGTGTTCGATGCCACCCACAGCGTTCAGCTTCCGGGCGGGCTTGGCGACCGGTCAGGCGGACAGCGCGAGTTCGTCCATCCCCTGGCGCGGGCGGCGGTGGCGGTTGGCGTCGACGGCCTGTTCATGGAATGCCATCCCGATCCAGATCAGGCCTTGTCCGATGGGCCGAATGCCATTCCGCTCGACCAGATGGAGGGCATCGTGGCGGACCTTCAGCGATTGCGGCAGGCGACGGACGTCCCGCGGTGA
- a CDS encoding inositol monophosphatase family protein: MSEVEADRLEGGRLAASLTPKVEEVMRQTAAQVLLPRFQTITAADREEKSAGEVVTIADREAEAMLSEGLSKLLPTASIVGEEAVHERPDLLERLGDPLCWIVDPLDGTGYFADGQQPFGIMIALASLGRTVGGWIFDPIAERRSWAAAGAGCWIDGRQIGVRQAAAGRPAIGISSLWQRRPERYAAVLSRLQGRFRLVDIPRCAAALYPAMLIEGPDLALFERTLPWDHAPGALLIEEAGGRAARLDGGPYDLDGSRAGLLVATDPVVWEEVAALLQDLPR, from the coding sequence GTGAGCGAGGTAGAGGCGGATCGCCTCGAGGGCGGACGCCTGGCCGCCAGTCTGACGCCAAAGGTCGAGGAGGTGATGCGGCAGACGGCGGCGCAGGTCCTTCTGCCCCGCTTCCAGACGATCACGGCTGCTGATCGCGAAGAAAAAAGCGCCGGCGAAGTCGTGACGATCGCCGATCGCGAAGCCGAAGCGATGCTGAGCGAGGGGCTTTCCAAGCTCTTGCCGACAGCCTCGATTGTCGGGGAAGAGGCCGTTCACGAACGGCCCGACCTGCTCGAGCGCCTTGGTGATCCGCTGTGCTGGATCGTCGATCCGCTCGATGGCACCGGCTATTTCGCGGACGGGCAGCAGCCGTTCGGCATCATGATCGCGCTGGCGAGCTTGGGGCGAACGGTTGGCGGCTGGATCTTCGATCCGATCGCCGAACGTCGGTCCTGGGCCGCGGCGGGCGCGGGATGCTGGATCGACGGCCGGCAGATCGGGGTGCGGCAGGCAGCGGCTGGGCGACCTGCCATTGGCATCTCCTCTTTGTGGCAACGCCGTCCGGAGCGCTACGCCGCGGTGCTGTCGCGTCTTCAGGGTCGTTTTCGCCTCGTCGACATCCCCCGCTGCGCCGCTGCCTTGTATCCTGCGATGCTCATCGAGGGGCCGGACCTGGCGCTGTTCGAGCGAACCCTGCCGTGGGATCATGCTCCCGGCGCCTTGTTGATCGAAGAGGCCGGGGGGCGGGCGGCGCGACTTGACGGCGGCCCCTATGACCTGGACGGAAGCCGGGCCGGCCTGCTTGTGGCGACCGATCCGGTCGTGTGGGAGGAGGTCGCCGCGCTGTTGCAGGATTTGCCCCGCTGA
- a CDS encoding glycosyltransferase family 1 protein, whose amino-acid sequence MGGGRRAVAGFAPLTVSAPIILDVNRLIWRRWRGSLPTGVDRVCLAYVEHFGARARAVVRFKGRHLALSPCRSRALFALLLEGGPDFRKHFVTFVARAILPGSWGRVPAGAFYLNVGHTGLEDPDLATWVERHRLRAIYLVHDLIPLTHPQYCRPDEDEKHGRRMRTILASAAGVIGNSQATLDDLAAFAAGEGMAMPPTVVAWLSGQAIARPSSSAVAGRPYFLVLGTIEGRKNHRLLLEVWRGLHASLGDKIPRLVIVGARGWEADDVFAQLDDLGPLAPFIDEKRHCSDAELAELMAGARALLMPSFAEGYGMPVFEALEFGTPVIAADLPVYHEVAGDIPTYLDPDDADAWARVVIRYCEDDPERARQIGAMRSFQVPDWAAHFAVVDRWMATLD is encoded by the coding sequence GTGGGAGGAGGTCGCCGCGCTGTTGCAGGATTTGCCCCGCTGACCGTCTCGGCACCCATCATATTAGACGTCAATCGCCTGATCTGGCGGCGCTGGCGCGGCAGCCTGCCGACCGGGGTCGATCGGGTGTGCCTGGCCTATGTCGAGCATTTCGGCGCGCGGGCGCGGGCGGTGGTGCGGTTCAAAGGCCGGCACCTGGCGCTGTCGCCCTGCCGGTCACGCGCGCTCTTTGCGCTTCTGCTGGAAGGCGGGCCCGACTTTCGCAAGCATTTCGTGACGTTCGTCGCTCGGGCGATCTTGCCGGGGTCGTGGGGACGAGTACCGGCGGGGGCCTTCTATTTGAACGTCGGGCACACCGGGCTCGAGGATCCCGATCTGGCGACCTGGGTCGAGCGCCATCGCCTCCGCGCGATCTATCTCGTCCACGATCTCATCCCGCTCACCCACCCACAATATTGCCGGCCCGACGAGGACGAAAAGCACGGGCGGCGGATGCGGACCATTCTCGCCAGCGCGGCCGGGGTGATCGGCAATTCGCAGGCGACGCTGGACGATCTGGCGGCGTTTGCGGCGGGCGAGGGAATGGCGATGCCGCCAACTGTCGTCGCGTGGCTGAGCGGCCAGGCAATCGCGCGGCCGTCGTCAAGCGCAGTCGCCGGGCGCCCTTATTTCCTAGTGCTCGGCACGATCGAGGGGCGCAAGAATCACCGGCTGCTGCTGGAGGTTTGGCGCGGTCTGCACGCCAGTCTCGGGGACAAGATCCCGCGGCTGGTGATCGTGGGGGCTCGCGGGTGGGAAGCGGACGATGTCTTCGCGCAGCTCGACGATCTCGGTCCGCTGGCTCCCTTCATCGACGAGAAACGGCATTGTTCGGACGCGGAATTGGCCGAACTGATGGCAGGCGCGCGAGCGCTTTTGATGCCGTCCTTCGCCGAGGGCTATGGGATGCCGGTGTTCGAGGCGCTGGAATTCGGAACGCCTGTGATCGCCGCCGACCTTCCGGTCTATCACGAGGTGGCCGGCGACATTCCCACCTACCTCGATCCCGACGATGCCGACGCCTGGGCACGAGTGGTGATCCGATATTGCGAGGATGATCCGGAGCGGGCGAGGCAGATCGGCGCGATGCGCAGTTTCCAGGTGCCTGACTGGGCCGCTCACTTCGCCGTCGTGGATCGCTGGATGGCCACGCTCGATTAG
- a CDS encoding capsular biosynthesis protein encodes MTDNLRSFLFLQGPPGPLFLRVGEALRERGHRVCRVNLGGGDRLDWPEGAIDYRGTFSEWPTFIDRLLREQSITDLLLFGDCRPYHIKAHGIAKLRGVRTFVLEEGYLRPHWMTFELDGVNARSSLRGTKEWFFKEAARLEEEPPLPPVGASFKRRARDSYWYYHHVVTGLLRYPHYRSHRPGSIIVDGLGWLWRLNRQKSREEQAEKVWQGLRGQKVFLFPLQLSGDFQIRAHSPFADMQGAAAYVLESFALHAPGDAHLLIKRHPLDSSFFDWGGFIRRLAKRLQVESRVHFIDGGDLDEMAAETTGLICVNSTSATLALAHGKPVCAIGGAIYKMEGLTHCGHVDAFWSHPSAPDEGLYDAFRKVLVDRCLVRGGLASESAVETLIEGMIERMDA; translated from the coding sequence GTGACCGACAACCTCCGCTCCTTTCTGTTTCTTCAAGGCCCGCCGGGGCCCCTGTTTCTGCGCGTCGGCGAGGCGTTGCGGGAAAGGGGGCATCGCGTGTGCCGGGTGAACCTTGGCGGGGGCGATCGGCTCGACTGGCCCGAGGGAGCGATCGACTATCGCGGCACCTTTTCCGAATGGCCGACCTTCATCGACAGGCTTCTGCGCGAGCAGTCGATCACCGACCTGCTCCTGTTCGGGGACTGCCGGCCCTATCACATCAAGGCGCACGGTATCGCCAAGCTGCGCGGGGTGCGCACCTTTGTCCTCGAGGAAGGTTATCTCAGGCCGCACTGGATGACGTTCGAGTTGGACGGCGTGAACGCGCGCTCGTCCCTGCGCGGGACCAAGGAGTGGTTCTTCAAGGAAGCCGCGCGGCTGGAGGAGGAACCGCCCTTGCCGCCCGTGGGGGCGAGCTTCAAACGCCGGGCGCGCGACAGCTACTGGTATTATCATCACGTGGTCACCGGCCTTCTGCGCTACCCGCATTACCGATCGCATCGACCGGGCTCGATCATCGTGGACGGGCTCGGCTGGCTATGGCGCCTCAACCGGCAGAAGAGCCGGGAGGAGCAGGCGGAAAAGGTCTGGCAGGGCTTGAGGGGGCAGAAGGTCTTTCTGTTTCCCTTGCAGCTTTCCGGGGACTTCCAGATCCGCGCGCACTCACCCTTCGCCGACATGCAGGGCGCAGCGGCCTATGTGCTGGAGAGCTTTGCCTTGCACGCGCCGGGGGATGCTCATCTGCTGATCAAGCGGCACCCGCTGGACAGCAGCTTTTTCGATTGGGGCGGTTTCATCCGCAGGCTGGCCAAGCGTTTGCAGGTCGAGTCGCGGGTTCATTTCATCGACGGCGGCGATCTCGATGAAATGGCGGCTGAGACCACCGGTCTCATCTGCGTCAACAGCACGTCGGCGACGCTGGCTTTGGCGCATGGCAAACCGGTGTGTGCCATTGGCGGCGCAATCTACAAGATGGAAGGTTTGACCCACTGCGGGCATGTTGACGCGTTCTGGTCGCATCCATCGGCGCCCGACGAAGGGCTGTACGATGCCTTCCGCAAGGTACTGGTCGATCGCTGCCTCGTGCGGGGTGGCCTTGCCAGCGAGTCGGCGGTGGAAACGCTGATTGAAGGCATGATCGAGCGAATGGACGCTTGA
- a CDS encoding class I SAM-dependent methyltransferase, with protein sequence MINTDRMWDRWGQLDPYFGVLADPRFSRSQLQDHRSIFFESGRAQVDAMLSVFEAHFGPLARGSALDHGCGVGRLTLPLAKEFTQVVGVDVSPAMLAEAEVNCDANAALNVDLALADDHLSNVRGRFDFVNSAMVLQHVPVARGMRLIDALVSRVAPGGGFHLHLSTRTDRRRSRALWWASANVPGVKVAQNVLAGRAWNAPAMQMNNYSLSRVIDLLSAKGVGQLLVKSETHGKFLTISLFGRVP encoded by the coding sequence GTGATCAATACCGACCGGATGTGGGATCGTTGGGGGCAGCTGGATCCGTATTTCGGTGTTCTTGCCGACCCCCGGTTCTCACGAAGCCAGTTGCAGGATCACCGTTCGATCTTCTTTGAAAGCGGACGCGCGCAGGTGGACGCGATGCTGTCTGTGTTCGAGGCGCATTTCGGTCCGCTGGCGCGAGGAAGCGCGCTAGATCATGGGTGCGGGGTCGGCCGTCTCACCTTGCCGCTGGCGAAGGAGTTCACGCAGGTCGTCGGTGTCGACGTGTCGCCGGCGATGCTCGCGGAGGCCGAGGTCAATTGCGACGCGAACGCAGCCCTCAACGTAGACCTCGCCCTCGCCGACGATCATCTTTCGAATGTTCGCGGAAGGTTCGATTTCGTGAATTCCGCGATGGTGCTCCAGCACGTTCCGGTCGCGCGCGGAATGCGTCTGATCGATGCTTTGGTCAGCCGCGTCGCCCCCGGTGGCGGCTTTCACCTCCACCTTTCCACGCGAACAGACAGGCGCCGTTCGCGGGCATTGTGGTGGGCCAGCGCCAACGTGCCGGGCGTCAAGGTGGCGCAGAATGTGCTCGCGGGCCGCGCCTGGAACGCGCCGGCCATGCAGATGAACAACTATTCCTTGTCGCGCGTGATCGACCTGCTGTCTGCCAAGGGCGTGGGCCAACTCCTGGTGAAAAGCGAGACACACGGCAAATTTCTGACCATCAGCCTGTTCGGGCGCGTTCCTTAA
- a CDS encoding FG-GAP-like repeat-containing protein: protein MSRLVAFEQFDISSLDLNLYLRTSVSSQLTKDAQARFAGVTYQDQFKIQSSNGTELVILGSNLALDASGRLVSGTVNFVGVVETSSQRLYWYTAGVNIGASAVYDAVATPSNTDELGLFATAFAGSDTVVGSVNNDKLTGFAGNDTITGGLGVDRLEGGDGNDTFFDSAAGLNGDLIADFNVGDRIIVSDATYGNFRGNVSGTTLNFTGGSLTLGSTLNVPLVVNAVQGGGVALSIFTSQFTATGSILVNDFAVGAGGWSSQDKYPRHIADVNGDGFQDIVGFGQSGVLVSFGSASGSFTGARLVFADFGQASGWSSDNQFHRELADVNGDGRADIVGFGIAGTLVSFARADGSFTNPILGIANFNPNNGWSSQDSFARATGDVNGDGKADIIGFGTAGTYVALGNGDGTFAAAKLGLNDFGVNQGWTSDNGFHRTVADVNGDGFDDIIGFGYAGALVALSKGDGTFSAPTLAVNNFGQNQGWSSQNNFARAVADVNGDGKADVVGFGIAGTFVAYGLDNGGFSAARFDLNDFGANQGWTNDNIFHHDLADINGDGTIDIVGFGTSGVLAGYNQGHWLI, encoded by the coding sequence ATGTCTAGGCTAGTAGCGTTTGAGCAGTTCGATATTTCTTCACTCGATCTCAATCTTTATCTTCGTACTTCCGTAAGTAGCCAGCTAACCAAGGATGCCCAAGCCAGGTTCGCGGGCGTTACTTACCAAGACCAGTTCAAGATTCAGAGTTCGAACGGTACCGAGTTGGTTATTCTCGGATCAAATCTGGCGCTGGATGCGTCCGGCCGCCTTGTGTCGGGTACGGTGAACTTCGTTGGTGTGGTCGAGACAAGCAGCCAGCGGCTCTACTGGTACACGGCAGGAGTCAACATCGGCGCGTCGGCCGTGTACGACGCCGTGGCAACGCCTTCCAATACCGATGAACTCGGCCTTTTTGCGACTGCATTCGCTGGCAGCGACACGGTCGTTGGTTCAGTTAATAACGACAAGCTTACCGGCTTCGCCGGAAACGACACGATCACCGGTGGCCTGGGCGTAGACCGGCTCGAAGGCGGGGACGGTAATGATACTTTCTTCGACTCCGCAGCCGGACTGAATGGCGACCTTATTGCCGACTTCAATGTCGGCGATCGCATCATCGTGTCGGATGCGACCTATGGCAACTTCAGAGGCAATGTCAGCGGCACCACACTGAACTTTACTGGTGGAAGTCTGACGCTCGGATCGACGTTGAACGTTCCGCTGGTCGTGAATGCTGTCCAAGGTGGCGGCGTCGCGCTTAGCATCTTCACCTCGCAGTTTACTGCGACCGGCAGCATTCTCGTCAACGATTTCGCGGTCGGTGCTGGCGGTTGGTCGAGCCAGGACAAGTACCCGCGTCACATTGCGGATGTGAACGGTGACGGCTTCCAGGATATCGTCGGTTTTGGGCAGTCGGGCGTGCTGGTGTCGTTCGGATCGGCCAGTGGCAGTTTTACGGGCGCCAGACTGGTGTTTGCCGATTTTGGGCAGGCGTCGGGCTGGTCGAGTGACAATCAGTTCCATCGCGAACTTGCCGACGTCAACGGTGACGGTCGGGCAGACATTGTCGGCTTTGGCATCGCGGGCACGCTTGTGTCCTTCGCCCGGGCTGACGGGTCATTTACCAATCCGATCCTGGGGATCGCGAACTTCAACCCCAACAACGGCTGGTCATCGCAGGACAGCTTTGCCCGCGCTACCGGTGACGTGAATGGCGACGGCAAGGCCGATATCATCGGCTTCGGCACCGCCGGCACCTATGTCGCGCTTGGCAACGGCGACGGCACCTTTGCGGCCGCGAAGCTTGGCCTGAACGACTTCGGCGTCAATCAAGGCTGGACCAGCGACAACGGGTTTCATCGCACGGTCGCCGACGTCAACGGCGATGGCTTCGACGACATTATCGGATTTGGGTACGCCGGTGCGCTGGTCGCCTTGTCGAAGGGCGACGGGACGTTTTCGGCGCCGACGCTTGCGGTCAACAACTTCGGCCAGAACCAGGGCTGGTCGAGCCAGAACAACTTTGCCCGCGCCGTCGCCGACGTAAATGGGGACGGAAAGGCCGATGTCGTGGGCTTCGGCATTGCCGGCACCTTTGTCGCCTATGGCCTCGACAATGGGGGCTTCTCGGCCGCCCGGTTCGACCTCAACGACTTTGGCGCCAATCAGGGCTGGACCAACGACAACATTTTCCATCACGACCTTGCCGACATCAATGGTGACGGCACCATCGACATTGTTGGCTTCGGAACCTCGGGCGTTCTTGCCGGCTACAATCAAGGGCACTGGTTGATCTGA